From Tachysurus fulvidraco isolate hzauxx_2018 chromosome 10, HZAU_PFXX_2.0, whole genome shotgun sequence, one genomic window encodes:
- the LOC113638173 gene encoding uncharacterized protein LOC113638173 has translation MSLLYISILWVCACVDSAESLVTVSAQVGSTVILPCNLTEEFKQTPVIRWQFNKDTVFERSSNGTYSGSGYKGRVDVPVDELRKGNCSLVLRNVRFTDDQIYKSFIMVHGDTNNTTDAKEINSVTLSVYALQISAPVGSTAVLPCDWSHLFIKTPYVKWFIDKKTVFERKGNNSHQGEGYEDRVDVPENELLKGKCSLVMKNISVSDTGIYSSSMLITDSQKSVLVQKVKLSVVDDSDSHQTRRKNWIILYVMIVIIIIIIIIICVSVYYKVKGLRRATNSTEQIILNFIPELLS, from the exons ACAGTGCAGAATCTCTGGTTACTGTATCAGCTCAAGTGGGTTCCACAGTCATCCTGCCATGTAACCTGACTGAAGAGTTCAAACAAACACCAGTTATTAGGTGGCAGTTCAATAAAGACACTGTGTTTGAGAGAAGCAGTAATGGTACATATTCAGGTTCAGGATATAAAGGACGTGTGGATGTTCCTGTGGACGAGCTGCGTAAAGGAAACTGTTCCCTGGTGTTGAGGAACGTCAGATTTACTGATGACCAAATCTACAAATCCTTTATAATGGTGCATGGGGACACTAATAACACTACGGATGCAAAAGAAATTAACAGTGTTACACTCTCAGTCTATG cTCTTCAGATATCAGCTCCAGTGGGTTCCACAGCTGTCTTGCCATGTGATTGGAGTCATCTGTTCATCAAAACACCTTACGTTAAGTGGTTTATCGATAAGAAGACTGTGTTTGAGCGAAAGGGTAACAATTCACATCAGGGTGAAGGATATGAGGATCGTGTGGACGTTCCTGAGAACGAGCTGCTTAAAGGAAAATGTTCCCTGGTGATGAAGAACATCAGTGTTAGTGATACAGGAATCTACAGCAGCTCCATGTTAATTACAGACTCACAGAAATCTGTCTTGGTCCAGAAGGTTAAACTGTCAGTTGTTG ATGATTCAGACTCGCACCAGACTAGACGGAAAAACtggattattttatatgttatgatcgtaatcatcatcatcatcatcatcatcatctgtgtgtCGGTGTACTACAAGGTGAAAG gTCTCAGACGTGCCACCAACTCCACTGAACAG ATCATCTT